GGCGTGGTCTACGAGGAGGGCATCTTTGAAGGCTACGGGCCGGGTGGCATTGCGGTGATTGTTGAGTTTCTGACCGACAATCGCACCCGTACCGTGGCTGATGTACGACATGCCTTCACCAAGTTTGGCGGCAGTCTCGGTGTCAGTGGTTCGGTGTCATTTATGTTCGACCGCAAGGGGCAAATCATTTTTGACGGCGATGCTGATTTCGATACCATTTTTGAAGCGGCCCTCGAAGCCGGGGCTGAGGATGTCAAGGAAGAGGACGATGTCATCGAGGTCATTACCGCGCCAGGAGAGCTGGAGGCGGTCCGTATCGCGATTGATGACCGGGGGTTGCAATACCAATCGGCGGAAGTCACCATGATTCCCCAAACGATGACAGCAATTGAAGGTAAACAGGCGGAATCATTAATGAAAATGATTGACGTCCTGGAAGACAACGACGATGTGCAGAGCGTTCATACCAATTTCGACATCTCCGACGCGGAGATGGAGCGGATTATGGGCTAACGGGTGCAACTGACTCATGCGCATCCTCGGCATTGATCCCGGCAGCCGGATCACCGGTTACGGTGTGATCGAAAAAACCGGCAATCGCCTGGTGCATATCGACAACGGCCCGCTGGTGACAAAAAGTACCGCGCCCTTTGCCGATCGTCTCAAGCAAATCTATGACGGCTTGGGCGAAATTATTTGTAGATACGCCCCGGAAGTGGTCGCCGTTGAACAAATCTTTGTTGCGCGCAACGTCAACAGCGCCCTCAAACTCGGTCATGCCCGCGGAGCAGCACTGCTGGCCGGAGTCAACGCCAATCTGCCGATTTTTGAATATACTGCACTACAAGTCAAAAGTGCGGTGGTCGGTTACGGGCGGGCAGACAAACAACAGGTTCAGCAGATGGTGCGTGTACTACTCAGTTTACCGGAAATCGCCCAGGAGGATTCCGCTGACGCCCTTGCTGTCGCCATCTGTCACGCCCACAGCGGCGGACTGAATCAACGGCTGGCCGACCTGACCAAAGTTCGCTGACAGGATATCCGGATGATTGCACTTATCAGAGGTCAGATCGCGTTTAAGTCCCTCGACCACGTCATTGTCGATGTCGGGGGGGTTGGCTATCGGCTGAGCATCCCGCTGACCACGTTTTATGCTCTCCCCGAAAGTGGCGAGGTCCGGCTTCATGTCCACACCCAGGTCCGGGAAGACGCCATCAATCTGTTCGGCTTTCTCACCATGGAAGACAAGGCGCTGTTCAAGTTGCTCCTCTCCATTTCAGGGGTTGGGCCGAAAGTGGCAATCAATATTCTCTCCCACCTCAGCGCCCCCGATCTGCGTCAGGCACTGGCAACGAGTGACGTCGCCCGGCTGTCGGGAATTCCCGGTATCGGCAAAAAAACCGCTGAGCGTCTGGCACTGGAGTTGCGCGACAAAATAGCCAAAACTGCGGCAGACAATGGCGGTGATACCGTCGCGCACCCTTCGCCTGGCAATATCCTTGACGACGCGCTCTCTGCGCTGATGAATCTCGGCTACAAGGAAAAGCAGGCCCGGCAAACCTTGAATGCGCTTGAAATTGCACCTGAATCAACCGTTGAAGATGTTCTTAAAGGTGCATTGAAAGTTCTGGTTAAGTAGAGTATTACGCTTTTTCTTCGTGTTCTCCGTGAGCTTCGTGGTGAACTTAAACAGTGAGCAGTGAAACTGATGGAAGAACGCCTGATCACCCCCGACTCCCTGAACGAGGACCATTTTGAGGCTTCACTGCGCCCACGCCTGATCGACGAATATGTCGGGCAGGCCAAAGCAAAAGAAAATCTCATTGTCTTCATTGAGGCTGCGCGCGGACGTGATGAAGCCCTCGACCATGTGCTCTTCTACGGGCCTCCCGGACTCGGCAAAACCACTCTGGCAAACATTGTCGCCAATGAAATGGGCGTCAACATCAAAAGCACCTCCGGGCCGGTGATTGAAAAACCTGGCGATCTCGCGGCGATTCTGACCAATCTGGATGCCGGGGACGTCCTTTTTATCGACGAGATTCATCGCCTTTCACCGGTCGTGGAAGAGATTCTCTATCCGGCGATGGAAGACTACCAACTCGACATCATCATCGGCCAGGGGCCTTCGGCCCGCACCATCAAACTCGATTTGCCGCGTTTCACGCTGGTCGGGGCGACCACCCGCGCCGGATTGCTCTCCTCGCCGCTGCGTGACCGCTTCGGCGTCATCAGCCGCCTCGAATTTTATTCCAACGCCGAACTGGCGATTATCGTCACCCGCAGCGCCGCTATTTTAAAAATTGCCATCGATGCAAAAGGCGCTGCGGAAATCGCTCGACGCAGCCGCGGAACGCCACGGATTGCCAACCGTCTCCTGCGGCGGGTGCGCGATTTTGCCCAGGTTCAGGGGCACGGCGTGATCGATGTCGAGACCGCCGACCATGCCCTCCATCGCCTGGAGGTTGACCACTGCGGTTTTGATTTCATGGATCGGCTCTTGCTGACCACAATTATCGATAAATTCAGCGGTGGGCCGGTCGGGCTCGACACGCTGGCCGCAGCAATCGGGGAAGAGAAAGACACGCTCGAAGATGTGATTGAACCGTTCCTGATTCAACAGGGATTTTTGAACCGTACCCCCCGCGGTCGCGTTGTCACCGAGCGCGCGCTGAAACACTTTCATCGCGCGCTACCGGGCGCATCCGGACCACTTTTCAGTGACTACGATCAACCGTAAAGGGCTCTCTCTTACACCGATGACTCCCCTGGAAAGGCTCCATTTTATCCGTCAGTTGCACCATTGGTCCGCAGCACTGATCGATGTCGGACGTTACCCGTTTCGCCGCGCCGAAATGTTCCCCCCGGTGGTGACCGCAAGCAAACTGGTTTCACCGCCTTTGGTGCTCTGGATCAATCGTCAAAGTCTCCAGGCCGGGGGCGTTATCTTCCTTTCCGATACGGGCTCAGAACCGCGCGATGCAGCCCGTTGTGCGCGGGCCCTCGGGATCAATTACTTTATCTTCTGGACCCCGCGAAACCTTACTTTATGGGAGCAGGCGAATGAAGCACACCCGCCCCACGCGGTGTGGGAATGCCCCGCGCCCCAGCCACAGCAGATTAATGATTTCCAGTTACTGTTGACGGAAGTCTTTGACCAGTTTCGCCAGCGGCTTATCCCCGGCGCCATCAGTGATGCCGACTTGGCCCCCGACTACTTTGCCACGCTTTGCTACCACACCCTCTTGTCGATTCGGCAACCGTTGCGTGAAGCCTTGCGCGTCGCTCGCGGGGCCAACACCTCCCCCCCCAACCTGCACCCCGCGCATGCTGCTTTTTCCTGGAGTATCGCAATTCTGCTCGATGCGCTGGCCCACCAGATCGACGAGCAACGTAGCGCTGGAGCTATTTCCGTCGCAGAGCTTCTGGCAGAGCAACTGTCTCCATGTCTCGATGCGCTAACAACCGGCATTGCGTTGCCGGACGCTGTCCATACCGTCATCCGTCAGCTTGAGCATCGCCTGCGTCAGCTCGGCTGGGGGACAGATCGTCAACGGGCTGTGGCGACGATTGAGCAGTGGATAGACAGATGCAGTCCACTGCTTAATCATCGTACCTCCGCATGGATCGAACCTTTACCACTGTCGGAAAAGCGCCTTTTCGTCAATCTGCCGACTGCTGCGCCGCGCGATATCTCCATCGCCCCGACACCGTTGCACGCTGCCACTACCTTGTGCCGCCTGCTGGACAGCAACGATGGAGCCTGCGCGCAGTCGCTTGCATGGTCAGGACTGACCTCGGAATCGTTCACTACCGTCGTCGCATCCTTGCCCCGTCAGCTTTTCTCCCCCTTTAATTTTCGCACCACAGAGGGACAGGCCGTGCTGCGCAAAACTTGGCCAAGTCGTCGTTTTTCTCTGACTGGGCAGACGCCGGCGTGGATCTACCACGGTCTTGCCCTGCTGGCCGTCCCGTGCAACGACGGCGCGTTATTTCTGGAACTCCCGGAGGAGTGGCTCATCCCCCCGGCAAACGCTCACTTTATCGAACTGATCAACCGCCATTACCAGCTCACGGAACTCTGTCTGGCCGATCACCGTCGCCAGCGCCTGAAACTTTGCCGCACCACCGTTGCAGGCGCCGTTGTCGTCACCGGAGATCATGGTCCGCGACACTTGCCTGCCGACGCGGAACAACCACTCACCGCATCCCGTCTTCGTCTGGCCCTCAGCGCAGCGGACGATCTCTGGGAAGCGTTGGCGGCCGGACAGCTGACTCCGCCGCTGGAGAAGTCGGACCAGCGTCTCACCCTCGCCGCCGAAACAACACTCTTCCGCTCCAGTGCCTGCGGTAAATTCCTTGCACCATTCCTTGATGATGCGGAACTTATGCCACTGCCGCCATTTGATCTGCTGGCGCTCTTTACCGGAGCAACAAACGCCACCGACGTCGAAAAGGCCGAGCGTGAGCTCTACCGACGGCTCGACATGCGTCCTTTTGACTGGGACGCCCTCCGTCAACCCAAGGATGTTAGTGACGGCAAACGCCGCCTGTTACGTCTGCCGCGGACAAAAATTCTGGATGAGCTGCAACTGGCTGCACACGCCGAAGGATTGCCCCGATTTCCGCACCATTATCTTTACGACTACTACAAACCTGCGCTGAAGCGCTTTACCTTTTCCGGCCCGCTGGAACAACAGGGCGAATTTTTCGGTTGCATTCAACTCCAGGACCCTCATGGCAAACGGATTGACGTTGATCATCTTTCCACCGCAGTCGCGCTGCAATTGGCCTCACACCTTTCGGAAAGAGAAGTATCCCTGCCCGAGGACATCGCGATCCTCGCCCGGATCGTGCGCCGCTACTGCAACGACCTGGCGACGCTGAGAAGCAGATTGCAAGACCTCGCCCACCGTCATCTTGACAATCAGCGCCAGGCCAACCGGCTGGTCGCTGAAGTCTGGGCACAATTGCCACTTCCCCCCTTAAAACTGCTTGACAAAATTAATACCATTGATTGAGTAAATCGGATATAATGCCGTTTTGGCGTTTCCTCTGATGACAAAGGCTGCTGATGCGAATCCTCCTGCATATCTGTTGTGCGAATTGTGCGATTTATCCGGTAAAAGTGCTGCGTGAAAATAACGGGGATGTAAGCGGTTGTTTTTTTAACCACAACATCCACCCCTATCAGGAATTCAAACGTCGCCTTGACTCACTGAAGGACTACGCCGAGCAGGTAAAACTCAATATCACTTATCAGGAAGAATATCAGCTGGAAGAATTTCTCGCCAATGTCGCGCATGATCCACATAATCGCTGCGATTATTGTTATCAGTCCCGCCTGACGGCCACTGCGCGGCTGGCGGCGGAACAGGGCTTCGATGCTTTTTCGACCAGCCTGCTCTACTCACGCTATCAGCAACATGACAAGATTCGAGACATTGGCGAAGCACTCGCCAGAAAGTTTAATCTGAAATTTGTTTATCAGGATTTTCGCAAAGGGTGGAATGACGGCATCAAAACATCCAAAGAGATGAATCTTTACCGCCAGCAATATTGCGGCTGCATCTATTCGGAAAAAGACCGCTACTACCCGCGCAGTCGTAACTGATGCAAGGCTGCGGACGGATATTTTTCGTTTCACATTACCATCGGCAACACTCATTATCAGCTGACTTCCCTGTTCACTGCTTCTTGCGCCACACGGCTGACGTTAAAGGAATGAGAACATGACCAGCGGATCGCAACTCAAGGTAGGCCTCGCTCTCGGCAGTGGCGCGGCACGTGGATTGTCTTTTATCGGCGTGCTCGAAGTTTTCGAGGATGAAGGCATTCCGATAGACTTCATTGCCGGAACCTCCATCGGTGCGGTGATCGGTGCGCTTTACGCCTCCGGCGTCTCTGCCGCCCAGTTAAAAGAAGCCGCGCTCAATATTGACTGGCGCAAACTGGCCGGATTACTTGATCTGGTATTGCCAAAGTCGGGGTTCATCAACGGCAATCAGGTTGCCGAACTTATTGCCGAGTTACTCCCCGCGCGTAATTTTTCCGAACTCCATATCCCGGTCGCGATGACAGCAACCGATGTCGAGTCTGGAGAATTGGTGATTCTCAAACAGGGCGACCTGCTGGAAGCCCTGCGGGCAGCCATTGCCTTTCCCGGAATTTTCACACCGGTGCGCTATGGAAACCGGTTCCTGGTTGACGGCGGGCTGTGCAATCCCCTGCCGGTCGATCTTGTCCGGGCGATGGGAGCGGATATCGTCATCGGCGTCAGTGCCATCCCTGATGTCGACAAGCGTTCTCCGCAAGAAGCCATCTTCCCCTTGCCCAAAGACGATGAGCGGGGCGTCTCACCAAAACTCCCTGCACAATTCTCGGCGGATGGAATTGAAACACTTTTCCGGCGCATCTGGAAACAACCTGCGACGCGCAAGGATGAACGCAAACCACCAAATATTTTCCGTATTTTTGCCCAAAGCATTGTCATTATGGAAAATGAGATTAATGCATTGCGCCTGTCTAAAAACCATGTTGACCTGCTGCTACGCCCCGCACTTCGCAACCTGACGCTGCTGGAATTCCATCGCGCTGCGGAGGCGATCAAAGCGGGAACCGACATTGCCCACCGTGAACTCCCTGCCCTGCGTAAACTGCTCAACAAAACGTGAAAACAGCGGCGACACACAGTTAACCAGCACGCTACAGATGTGCGTGCAGCACCACACACAACCGCTGCAATTCCGCAACACATTTCCATTTCATTTTTTTTCATTCAAAAAAACTCTTTTATTTCAGCTACATAAAAATACAAAAAAGATGGCAAGGTAATTGCTATTAACATATCAACAGATACATCTTGTTGATCGAAACACACATTTTGACAGACCAAAAAGGGACACCTTATCATGATTTTTCAGTGTACAATCGCCAAACAGGCAACGTTAAGCGGTATCGGCCTGCACTCGGGACGTACGATTAACCTTGTCCTGCGCCCGGCTGATGCTGGTACCGGAATCATTTTTCATCGCAGCGAAGGGGAACGCAGCGTAAGTATTGAAGCTGTTTCAGCCAACGTTGTCGATACGCGCCTGGCTACCGTTATCGGCAAAAGCGGTTTGTCCGTTTCGACGGTCGAGCATCTTCTTGCCGCACTTGCGGCACTCGGCATCGACAATCTTCATATTGACATTGACGGGCCTGAGGTGCCGATTCTGGATGGAAGCTCAGCCCCTTTTATTAAACTGCTCAACGACACCGGCCTGAAAAAACTCAACCGGAGCCGCAAGTTCCTCGCAATACGTAAGTCACTCTTTGTGATTGATGGTGAGAAACGGGTCAGCATTATTCCGTCACGCTTCTTTCGCGTCAGCTTCGATATCGCTTTTGATCATCGTTGCATCGGCCTTCAGCAACGTTCGGTCAAGGTCACCCCGAATGAATTTAACAAGAATATTGCGGCTGCCCGAACCTTCGGTTTTTTGCATGAAGTTGAGTTCTTGCGTTCGCAGGGACTGGCGCTCGGCGGATCACTTGACAATGCCGTCGTTATCGACCAGGACCGGGTGATGAATCCCGAAGGGCTACGCTTTCATGACGAATTTGTTCGCCACAAGATTCTTGACGCGATCGGCGATTTCAGCCTGGTCGGCTACCCGATTCTGGGTCACGTCAAATCGTATAAGGGGGGACATGACATCAACCACCAGTTAGTGGAAAAAATTCTTAACACCCCTGATGCGTGGAAACTAGTCGAGTTTACTGATCTTGATCTGGAACAGGCCATGCGGGGCATGCCTGCCTTCGCCCCGGAACCTGCTTTTTCCGAAGCTTGATTCACAGCTCAACAAAGCACCTTTTGACAGGCGGCCAGAACCATGGTCGCCTGTTTTTTTAACATTCACATCCACGTGATATTGCTTTGTTTTTTATAGCGATTGCGATATCTTGTTGAAACTGGATCAAACCGCAAGCGACAGAGTCCAGTTCCCCCTGGCAACCTTTACTCAGGACGTGTTTCCAGATCATGATGTCTCCGGCACCAACGGAAAATCGTCGTCACTCCGAATTACGTAAGCGGCGCCGCGAATGGCTGGTGATCATTTCCGTCGTCGTCCTGGTGGGGCTGCTGGCTCGCTTTGAGACGCGTCTTTTTGATCTGACCGAGAAAATTCCCCAATCCGGCAGTGTGTTGATGCTGGTTTTGATCAACATCAACATTCTGCTGATCGTCCTCTTCCTTTTTCTTGTTTTTCGCAATGTTTTCAAGCTGTTACTCGAACGTCGCCGGGGCTTGCCAGGTTCGCATCTGCGGACCAAGCTGGTGCTGGTATTTATTGGCCTGTCACTGGTGCCGACGATGCTGCTCTTTTTTGTATCAGCGGGATTCATCAACAACACGATTGAAAACTGGTTTAGCGATCAAATCGATTCCTCTTTGCAGGAATCGCTCGAAGTCGCCCAAACCTACTATAAAAATTCAGCAACGA
This window of the Desulfuromonadaceae bacterium genome carries:
- a CDS encoding YebC/PmpR family DNA-binding transcriptional regulator, which produces MSGHSKWANIKHRKGAQDAKRGKIFTKLIKEITVAAKIGGDDLEANARLRLAVDKAKQANMPKDNIDRAIKKGTGDLDGVVYEEGIFEGYGPGGIAVIVEFLTDNRTRTVADVRHAFTKFGGSLGVSGSVSFMFDRKGQIIFDGDADFDTIFEAALEAGAEDVKEEDDVIEVITAPGELEAVRIAIDDRGLQYQSAEVTMIPQTMTAIEGKQAESLMKMIDVLEDNDDVQSVHTNFDISDAEMERIMG
- the ruvC gene encoding crossover junction endodeoxyribonuclease RuvC, whose protein sequence is MRILGIDPGSRITGYGVIEKTGNRLVHIDNGPLVTKSTAPFADRLKQIYDGLGEIICRYAPEVVAVEQIFVARNVNSALKLGHARGAALLAGVNANLPIFEYTALQVKSAVVGYGRADKQQVQQMVRVLLSLPEIAQEDSADALAVAICHAHSGGLNQRLADLTKVR
- the ruvA gene encoding Holliday junction branch migration protein RuvA, which produces MIALIRGQIAFKSLDHVIVDVGGVGYRLSIPLTTFYALPESGEVRLHVHTQVREDAINLFGFLTMEDKALFKLLLSISGVGPKVAINILSHLSAPDLRQALATSDVARLSGIPGIGKKTAERLALELRDKIAKTAADNGGDTVAHPSPGNILDDALSALMNLGYKEKQARQTLNALEIAPESTVEDVLKGALKVLVK
- the ruvB gene encoding Holliday junction branch migration DNA helicase RuvB, whose amino-acid sequence is MEERLITPDSLNEDHFEASLRPRLIDEYVGQAKAKENLIVFIEAARGRDEALDHVLFYGPPGLGKTTLANIVANEMGVNIKSTSGPVIEKPGDLAAILTNLDAGDVLFIDEIHRLSPVVEEILYPAMEDYQLDIIIGQGPSARTIKLDLPRFTLVGATTRAGLLSSPLRDRFGVISRLEFYSNAELAIIVTRSAAILKIAIDAKGAAEIARRSRGTPRIANRLLRRVRDFAQVQGHGVIDVETADHALHRLEVDHCGFDFMDRLLLTTIIDKFSGGPVGLDTLAAAIGEEKDTLEDVIEPFLIQQGFLNRTPRGRVVTERALKHFHRALPGASGPLFSDYDQP
- a CDS encoding epoxyqueuosine reductase QueH — its product is MRILLHICCANCAIYPVKVLRENNGDVSGCFFNHNIHPYQEFKRRLDSLKDYAEQVKLNITYQEEYQLEEFLANVAHDPHNRCDYCYQSRLTATARLAAEQGFDAFSTSLLYSRYQQHDKIRDIGEALARKFNLKFVYQDFRKGWNDGIKTSKEMNLYRQQYCGCIYSEKDRYYPRSRN
- a CDS encoding patatin-like phospholipase family protein; the protein is MTSGSQLKVGLALGSGAARGLSFIGVLEVFEDEGIPIDFIAGTSIGAVIGALYASGVSAAQLKEAALNIDWRKLAGLLDLVLPKSGFINGNQVAELIAELLPARNFSELHIPVAMTATDVESGELVILKQGDLLEALRAAIAFPGIFTPVRYGNRFLVDGGLCNPLPVDLVRAMGADIVIGVSAIPDVDKRSPQEAIFPLPKDDERGVSPKLPAQFSADGIETLFRRIWKQPATRKDERKPPNIFRIFAQSIVIMENEINALRLSKNHVDLLLRPALRNLTLLEFHRAAEAIKAGTDIAHRELPALRKLLNKT
- the lpxC gene encoding UDP-3-O-acyl-N-acetylglucosamine deacetylase; this encodes MIFQCTIAKQATLSGIGLHSGRTINLVLRPADAGTGIIFHRSEGERSVSIEAVSANVVDTRLATVIGKSGLSVSTVEHLLAALAALGIDNLHIDIDGPEVPILDGSSAPFIKLLNDTGLKKLNRSRKFLAIRKSLFVIDGEKRVSIIPSRFFRVSFDIAFDHRCIGLQQRSVKVTPNEFNKNIAAARTFGFLHEVEFLRSQGLALGGSLDNAVVIDQDRVMNPEGLRFHDEFVRHKILDAIGDFSLVGYPILGHVKSYKGGHDINHQLVEKILNTPDAWKLVEFTDLDLEQAMRGMPAFAPEPAFSEA